A single Eleginops maclovinus isolate JMC-PN-2008 ecotype Puerto Natales chromosome 5, JC_Emac_rtc_rv5, whole genome shotgun sequence DNA region contains:
- the LOC134864289 gene encoding uncharacterized protein LOC134864289 isoform X2, translating into MTTGASVFLPSEYTSHFNSSEIRLYSTKLERLNISDPYNSPGVLFKSITSCSEDDVPDLRYADIHSYLVSFPSVYSGDSLRAYKSLEAYKWCQSGFVNNIQLWSLTSKNFGIITARVNHSQRLNESQLKPWVVVRNDGVVLGAHCNCTAGLGESCSHVSAVLFSLWGKNNARHEEISCTSKKCKWASPSEDAAKNVEYLQGKDIIFNHTQQNKKGNSTKGTSAPPSFPPLTAAEQTQFYQNLSQCRTQDGKSCRPAVLSVVRGYATSYVPKAVKLDLPEPLTSLYDKKARDLNLAELQERAEGIFEDLTVTEEQMGMQ; encoded by the exons atgaccaccggtgccagtgttttcttaccgagcgagtatacttctcattttaattcaagtgaaattcggctttatagtacaaaattagagagattaaatataagcgacccatataattcacccggtgtgcttttcaagagcataacctcctgctctgaagacgatgtacccgacttgcgctacgcagacatccacagctatcttgtaagctttccatcagtgtactcaggagactccctcagagcgtacaaaagcttggaggcttacaaatggtgtcagtccggcttcgtaaacaacattcaactgtggagtcttacatccaaaaacttcggcatcatcactgcaagg gttaatcactcccaaaggcttaatgaaagtcaactaaagccatgggtggtggtgaggaacgacggtgttgtgctgggagcccactgcaactgcacagcgggactcggggagagctgctctcatgtgtcagctgttctcttcagtctgtggggaaaaaacaacgcaAGGCACGAGGAGATCAGCTGCACatccaaaaaatgcaagtgGGCCTCTCCCAGTGAGGATGCTGCGAAGAATGTGGAGTACCTGCAGGGCAAGGACATCATATTCAACCatactcaacaaaataaaaaggggaattccACCAAGGGTACCTCTGCGCCCCCATCTTTCCCAcccctgactgctgctgagcaaacacagttcTACCAAAATCTCTCACAGTGCCGGACTCAAGATGGGAAgtcctgcagacctgcagtCCTGTCAGTTGTTCGCGGGTACGCCACATCCTATGTACCCAAGGCTGTCAAGCTAGATTTACCTGAACCCCTTACCAGTCTGTATGACAAGAAGGCAAGAGACCTGAACCTGGCTGAATTACAAGAGCGTGCAGAAGGAATATTTGAGGACttgactgtcactgaagaacag
- the LOC134864289 gene encoding uncharacterized protein LOC134864289 isoform X1: MTTGASVFLPSEYTSHFNSSEIRLYSTKLERLNISDPYNSPGVLFKSITSCSEDDVPDLRYADIHSYLVSFPSVYSGDSLRAYKSLEAYKWCQSGFVNNIQLWSLTSKNFGIITARVNHSQRLNESQLKPWVVVRNDGVVLGAHCNCTAGLGESCSHVSAVLFSLWGKNNARHEEISCTSKKCKWASPSEDAAKNVEYLQGKDIIFNHTQQNKKGNSTKGTSAPPSFPPLTAAEQTQFYQNLSQCRTQDGKSCRPAVLSVVRGYATSYVPKAVKLDLPEPLTSLYDKKARDLNLAELQERAEGIFEDLTVTEEQSDIVEEETQAQSKSRIWFDQRSGRVTGSTFRAATRTDLRKPAVSLIRQICDPKSHVFSSEATRYSWAENSSQCQHAVEHPNILQIASQKFLPCCKVSADVHHPKSNGHMHLITYCMKHCDMCISRHLTIQLYHVG; encoded by the exons atgaccaccggtgccagtgttttcttaccgagcgagtatacttctcattttaattcaagtgaaattcggctttatagtacaaaattagagagattaaatataagcgacccatataattcacccggtgtgcttttcaagagcataacctcctgctctgaagacgatgtacccgacttgcgctacgcagacatccacagctatcttgtaagctttccatcagtgtactcaggagactccctcagagcgtacaaaagcttggaggcttacaaatggtgtcagtccggcttcgtaaacaacattcaactgtggagtcttacatccaaaaacttcggcatcatcactgcaagg gttaatcactcccaaaggcttaatgaaagtcaactaaagccatgggtggtggtgaggaacgacggtgttgtgctgggagcccactgcaactgcacagcgggactcggggagagctgctctcatgtgtcagctgttctcttcagtctgtggggaaaaaacaacgcaAGGCACGAGGAGATCAGCTGCACatccaaaaaatgcaagtgGGCCTCTCCCAGTGAGGATGCTGCGAAGAATGTGGAGTACCTGCAGGGCAAGGACATCATATTCAACCatactcaacaaaataaaaaggggaattccACCAAGGGTACCTCTGCGCCCCCATCTTTCCCAcccctgactgctgctgagcaaacacagttcTACCAAAATCTCTCACAGTGCCGGACTCAAGATGGGAAgtcctgcagacctgcagtCCTGTCAGTTGTTCGCGGGTACGCCACATCCTATGTACCCAAGGCTGTCAAGCTAGATTTACCTGAACCCCTTACCAGTCTGTATGACAAGAAGGCAAGAGACCTGAACCTGGCTGAATTACAAGAGCGTGCAGAAGGAATATTTGAGGACttgactgtcactgaagaacag AGTGATATTGTAGAGGAGGAGACCCAAGCACAGTCCAAGTCCAGAATTTGGTTTGATCAAAGGAGTGGTAGGGTGACAGGATCTACCTTCAGAGCAGCAACAAGAACAGACCTCAGAAAGCCAGCCGTGTCTCTCATAAGACAGATATGTGACCCAAAGTCCCATGTTTTCAGCAGTGAGGCTACCAGGTATTCATGGGCAGAGAATTCCAGCCAATGTCAACATGCAGTTGAACATCCTAACATACTCCAAATAGCATCCCAAAAGTTTCTGCCTTGTTGTAAGGTGTCAGCTGATGTTCATCATCCCAAAAGTAATGGGCATATGCATTTGATTACTTATTGTATGAAACATTGTGACATGTGCATCAGCAGACACCTTACAAT